A single region of the Schizosaccharomyces osmophilus chromosome 3, complete sequence genome encodes:
- the pep3 gene encoding HOPS/CORVET complex subunit, ubiquitin-protein ligase E3 Pep3/Vps18, whose amino-acid sequence MSIAEDWVDPASSENTELQKDFYYRKNELNNERRSLFSIEKVQLQFPVSIRCLAVENNILVMALTSDKLMIVDLEKPEEIVDIELPKKALALGLTYRIFLDPSGRYIFVSTTAGDNCLFTPSRQGRVLTKLKGHTIESVMWKFSENNNLELLLASRSGAILELVLTLDATNVKRLEKSINTVYSFPESEAPLDMLLSSQEDAEKDYLVVATNQRLLKFSKGNKFNSDQHYFSPFLQGEINELYHISDDECVQCVSHSPYPQISAEPYTIAIKTNKRIVYHDLINETSSLIQEYQFIESPRLSVSTVEMNLLLTPFHIAVFDLDTLYFINRISQKEVYQQKVTLSPHEEILGLSCDHEKNTYWLYTTESLHELVVNNELGDVSLVFLQKEEYIKALACANTPKVRNTVLDGYADYLMKIGDYEKAATFFAETLKSVEEVALSFIEIGQKDVLRQYLWKKVKSYKASMKFQREILVNWLLESLLGRLNDLDEEERLELFPDAIIEKRQRVLFEFSRLLAQYKDDINKELAYNLANNYGKEEQLLQIATVMKDQSYIMHYWVQRENYDKALKTLNEGVDQETLIQHATALLTHRPMETVSIWERQTDMDVHALIPSLLSYNQRARVSVEENAAIRYLKFVTGVLGCAEPSIHNTLFCIYACHSSSNESYLMNYIEQQGDHPLYDMDLGIRLCLQFNCRRSAVKILVLLKLYSQGVELALEEKDYELAASVANMPEDDLALKKSLWRTITKAMFSSTENIKESIKFLEQSNVLPLTELIRLLPEQISLDDLRDNICDELESCREQIGQLGLEIDQATEVAEAVRTNSDDLKNRYIVLDHSEPCWHCHHLLFSEPFVLFPCQHAFHRQCMFKHRLTSVSENDILKECQLCGPSYTVRLLDEPFPDTF is encoded by the exons atGAGTATAGCAGAAGACTGGGTCGATCCTGCATCTTCTGAGAATACAGAGCtacaaaaagatttttattatagaaaaaacGAACTGAATAATGAACGAAGAAGCTTATTTTCTATTGAGAAAGTCCAGCTGCAATTTCCTGTTTCAATACGTTGTTTAGCTGTCGAGAATAACATCTTGGTCATGGCACTCACAAGCGATAAACTGATGATTGTTGATCTAGAAAAACCGGAAGAGATTGTGG ACATTGAACTTCCGAAGAAAGCTTTAGCACTCGGACTCACATATAGAATTTTCTTAGATCCTTCAGGACGTTATATATTTGTCTCAACAACAGCCGGTGATAATTGCCTGTTTACTCCTTCTCGGCAAGGTCGAGTTTTGACAAAGCTGAAAGGTCACACGATTGAATCGGTGATGTGGAAATTTAgtgaaaataataatttgGAACTACTACTTGCTTCTAGGTCTGGAGCTATACTCGAGCTTGTTTTGACGTTAGATGCAACTAATGTGAAACGACTTGAAAAGTCTATAAATACTGTCTATTCTTTTCCAGAGTCAGAAGCTCCCTTGGATATGTTGTTGTCAAGCCAAGAAGACGCTGAAAAGGACTACCTTGTGGTTGCTACTAATCAACGACTCTTAAAGTTTTCAAAGGgaaataaatttaattcGGATCAGCACTATTTTTCTCCTTTCCTTCAGGGAGAGATTAATG AACTATATCATATATCCGATGATGAATGTGTTCAATGCGTGTCACATTCTCCCTATCCCCAGATTTCTGCTGAACCCTACACGATTGCAATAAAAACGAATAAGAGGATTGTCTATCATGATCTTATAAATGAAACATCTAGCTTGATTCAAGAATATCAATTTATTGAGTCACCGCGTCTCTCGGTGTCAACTGTAGAAATGAACTTGCTGCTCACTCCCTTTCATATAGCAGTTTTCGATTTGGATACTCTATATTTTATCAACAGAATTAGCCAAAAGGAAGTTTACCAACAGAAAGTTACCCTTTCCCCTCATGAAGAAATATTAGGGCTCTCTTGTgatcatgaaaaaaacacaTATTGGCTATACACAACGGAGAGTCTTCATGAACTGGTGGTCAATAATGAATTGGGTGATGTCTCTCTGGTATTCTTACAGAAAGAAGAGTACATAAAGGCTTTGGCATGTGCTAATACTCCAAAAGTGCGAAACACTGTTTTGGATGGCTATGCTGATTATCTAATGAAAATAGGCGATTACGAAAAGGCTGCTACCTTTTTTGCTGAAACTCTTAAATCGGTGGAAGAGGTTGCTTTGAGCTTCATAGAAATTGGGCAGAAAGATGTTCTGAGACAGTATCTGtggaaaaaggtaaagTCTTATAAAGCTTCTATGAAGTTCCAACGAGAGATTTTAGTAAATTGGCTTCTGGAATCATTGTTGGGAAGACTAAACGAtttagatgaagaagagagaCTTGAGTTATTTCCAGATGCCATAATTGAAAAACGTCAACGGGTTTTATTTGAGTTTTCAAGACTTTTAGCACAATATAAAGATGACATCAATAAGGAACTCGCATATAATCTTGCAAATaattatggaaaagaagaacagtTGCTGCAGATCGCAACAGTGATGAAAGATCAATCCTATATTATGCATTACTGGGTACAGCGAGAAAACTACGATAAAGCACTAAAAACGTTAAATGAGGGTGTGGATCAGGAGACCCTTATACAGCATGCAACTGCTTTATTAACCCATCGTCCAATGGAAACTGTAAGTATATGGGAGCGTCAGACAGATATGGATGTTCATGCTTTAATACCGTCTTTGCTGAGCTATAACCAACGTGCCCGAGTTtctgttgaagaaaatgcgGCAATTCGCTACCTGAAATTTGTAACTGGGGTATTAGGGTGCGCAGAACCTTCTATACATAATACTCTATTTTGTATTTACGCATGTCATTCTAGCTCAAATGAGTCTTATCTAATGAATTATATTGAACAACAAGGCGATCATCCTTTATATGACATGGATCTTGGAATTCGACTTTGTTTGCAATTCAATTGCCGTAGGAGTGCTGTGAAGATTTTAGTATTATTGAAATTGTACAGTCAGGGTGTTGAATTGGCtctggaagaaaaggattatGAACTAGCTGCTTCCGTTGCAAATATGCCCGAGGATGATTTGGcgttgaagaaaagtctTTGGCGAACCATTACGAAAGCGATGTTTTCATCAACggaaaatataaaagaatcaatTAAATTTTTAGAGCAATCGAATGTTCTTCCACTTACAGAACTTATTCGACTTTTACCAGAACAGATCTCTCTTGACGATTTGAGAGATAATATTTGTGACGAACTGGAAAGTTGTCGAGAACAAATCGGGCAATTAGGGCTTGAAATTGACCAAGCAACGGAGGTTGCTGAAGCTGTACGTACGAATTCCGACGATTTAAAAAACAGATATATTGTTCTTGACCATAGTGAGCCCTGCTGGCACTGTCATCATCTGTTATTCTCTGagccttttgttttgttccCTTGTCAACATGCTTTTCATAGACAATGCATGTTTAAACATCGACTTACTAGTGTTTCTGAGAATGACATTTTAAAGGAATGTCAGCTTTGCGGTCCTTCATATACTGTCCGGCTACTAGATGAACCCTTTCCTGACACATTTTGA
- the rbd2 gene encoding Golgi rhomboid protease Rbd2: MISKVLERCRDFFQSLPLWTKTVAWTALFIQLMSFTGFPTGYLALSWSNVFQKCLVFEVYTYVFLHVSLLHIIFNFVSLLPLMAKFEKEHGTFACMFITLVPYTLFPAFVHLISYRFIFAKESVSIAGFSGWAFAFISATCLQNPQEPIQNYIPGKYIPLIYLFITTIFVPYASFIGHASGAAAGYATPYILEHIPLNRWAEKFDSLGNRFKSYRSYDELAYASLPIAEPSTGNPNFPGKGTRLGI, from the exons ATGATTTCGAAAGTATTGGAGCGCTGTCGGGATTTCTTTCAGAGTCTACCGTTATGGACTAAGACCGTAGCATGGACAGCGTTGTTCATTCAGCTGATGTCCTTCACGGGTTTTCCAACGGGTTATTTGGCATTATCATGGAGTAATGTGTTTCAAAAATGCCTAG TCTTCGAGGTTTACACATATGTATTTTTACATGTCTCTCTTTTACATATAATATTTAATTTCGTATCTTTACTCCCATTAATGGCCAAGTTTGAAAAGGAGCATGGCACTTTTGCATGTATGTTCATAACATTGGTGCCGTATACCCTATTCCCTGCCTTCGTGCATCTTATCTCTTATCGCTTTATTTTCGCAAAGGAGTCAGTTTCTATTGCTGGATTCAGCGGATGGGCCTTTGCATTTATATCTGCGACTTGTCTCCAGAATCCTCAAGAGCC GATTCAAAACTACATTCCAGGAAAGTATATTCCTCTAATTTACTTGTTTATTACTACCATTTTTGTACCTTACGCCAGTTTCATCGGCCATGCCTCCGGAGCTGCTGCTGGCTATGCAACGCCTTACATTCTTGAGCACATACCTTTAAATAGATGGgcagaaaaatttgattcaTTAGGGAACCGCTTCAAAAGTTACCGATCCTACGACGAACTGGCATATGCATCGCTGCCTATTGCAGAGCCAAGCACTGGTAATCCCAACTTTCCTGGAAAGGGAACCCGATTGGGAATTTGA
- the mog1 gene encoding Ran GTPase binding protein Mog1, whose product MVQLFDGAFCAELPENFLNASALRQIPDNQEVFLQDSKENLTLILELLEAVEKPQDATVAKFHFDSIAFDNDASDSVIWTDVNLSQKDIPKFHSEQANGTRAFGCQKILEKGKKITDAASNVAVLVHVITLQDFETDIVCSVNIPLSQTLPFPKTLAEVSPADEAALQTADRILSQFTRSLVLVDKSLFSAN is encoded by the coding sequence ATGGTTCAATTATTTGACGGAGCTTTCTGTGCTGAACTACCAGAAAACTTTCTGAATGCTAGCGCTTTAAGGCAAATCCCTGACAATCaagaagtttttcttcaagattcaaaagaaaacttaaCTCtgattttggaattacTGGAAGCGGTAGAAAAACCTCAAGATGCAACAGTCGCCAAGTTTCATTTCGATAGCATTGCTTTCGACAATGACGCTAGTGATTCTGTTATTTGGACAGACGTAAATCTAAGTCAAAAAGACATTCCTAAATTCCATAGCGAGCAGGCAAATGGGACACGCGCGTTTGGATGTCAAAAAATACtagaaaagggaaaaaagaTAACAGACGCCGCTTCAAATGTGGCTGTACTTGTGCATGTAATCACATTGCAGGATTTTGAAACAGACATTGTATGCTCTGTAAACATCCCTTTGTCCCAAACATTGCCTTTTCCCAAAACGTTAGCAGAGGTGTCTCCTGCTGACGAGGCCGCTTTGCAAACGGCGGACAGAATCTTAAGTCAATTTACACGTTCTTTGGTTCTAGTTGACAAGAGCCTCTTTTCTGCAAATTAA